In one window of Streptomyces sp. NBC_01224 DNA:
- a CDS encoding VOC family protein, with translation MRVIAFDHLVLNVADIERSLAFYTGPLGLQPVRVEEWRAGKVSFPSVRVSPTTIIDLVEAPDERPQGSNVDHICLVVEPLDWQQVIDSDVFTVLDGPGERFGAQGTAASLYVQDPDGNTVELRWYPQDA, from the coding sequence ATGCGCGTGATTGCCTTCGACCACCTCGTCCTGAACGTCGCCGACATCGAGCGCTCGCTCGCCTTCTACACCGGCCCGCTGGGGCTGCAACCGGTGCGGGTGGAGGAGTGGCGGGCCGGCAAGGTCTCCTTCCCGTCCGTGCGGGTGAGCCCCACCACCATCATCGACCTCGTCGAGGCGCCCGACGAGCGGCCGCAGGGCTCCAACGTCGACCACATCTGCCTGGTGGTCGAGCCGCTCGACTGGCAGCAGGTCATCGATTCCGACGTCTTCACGGTGCTGGACGGTCCTGGCGAGCGCTTCGGCGCCCAGGGCACCGCGGCCTCCCTCTATGTGCAGGACCCGGACGGCAACACCGTAGAACTGCGCTGGTACCCGCAGGACGCCTGA
- a CDS encoding SRPBCC family protein, translating to MTRTETDQPTAQMSGADRLREEASNFLSAQVERLAEKAGDKLTDVTGQLTDVAESGSLPAIGSRILQGDSPLKAFIGEKAKGVKDKVVGKVKEAFGGGKGKRKSSGGKVMNIIEVLDVGVPLRVAYDHWTQYDQFSSFAKGVRDVSKSDEISSDWKVKVGPSSRSFKATVQEQIPDDRIVWTSEGAKGTTRGAVSFHELAPSLTRIVLVVEYYPSGFFEKTGNLWRAQGRRMRLDFKHFQRYVSLAQEEPEGWRGEIRDGEVIVSHEDAMEEEEAAEQEDAQGEESEDEEYEEEPEDDEPEDEDYEDEDEPEDEEEGEYEEEEEEEGEEEDVTPSRKQRRQR from the coding sequence ATGACCAGGACGGAAACAGACCAGCCCACGGCACAAATGTCGGGTGCGGACCGGCTTCGCGAAGAGGCGTCCAACTTCCTCAGTGCACAAGTGGAGAGGCTCGCCGAGAAGGCGGGCGACAAACTGACCGATGTCACTGGGCAGCTCACTGATGTGGCCGAGAGTGGATCGCTTCCCGCGATCGGCTCCCGTATTCTCCAAGGCGACTCACCGCTGAAGGCATTCATCGGGGAGAAAGCCAAGGGCGTCAAGGACAAAGTCGTGGGGAAGGTCAAGGAAGCGTTCGGCGGCGGAAAGGGGAAACGCAAGTCGAGCGGCGGCAAGGTCATGAACATCATCGAGGTGCTCGATGTGGGAGTGCCCCTGCGTGTCGCGTACGACCACTGGACGCAGTACGACCAGTTCAGCAGCTTCGCGAAGGGCGTTCGCGACGTCTCGAAGAGCGATGAGATTTCCAGTGACTGGAAGGTCAAAGTCGGCCCTTCCTCGCGCAGCTTCAAAGCGACTGTCCAGGAACAGATTCCCGACGACCGCATCGTTTGGACGTCCGAGGGAGCCAAGGGAACTACCCGTGGTGCGGTCAGCTTCCATGAGCTGGCACCCAGCCTGACTCGAATCGTCCTGGTCGTGGAGTACTACCCGTCCGGGTTCTTCGAGAAGACGGGCAACCTGTGGCGCGCCCAAGGGCGCCGCATGCGACTCGACTTCAAGCACTTTCAGCGATACGTCTCCCTCGCCCAGGAAGAGCCCGAGGGCTGGCGCGGTGAAATCCGGGACGGTGAAGTCATCGTGTCCCACGAAGACGCCATGGAAGAAGAAGAGGCCGCCGAGCAGGAGGACGCACAAGGCGAGGAGTCCGAGGACGAGGAATACGAGGAGGAGCCTGAGGACGACGAGCCCGAGGACGAAGACTACGAGGACGAGGACGAGCCTGAAGACGAAGAAGAAGGCGAATACGAGGAAGAAGAAGAGGAGGAAGGAGAGGAAGAGGACGTAACACCCTCCAGGAAGCAAAGGCGACAGAGGTGA